One Alnus glutinosa chromosome 3, dhAlnGlut1.1, whole genome shotgun sequence genomic region harbors:
- the LOC133863230 gene encoding uncharacterized protein LOC133863230: MGKPKRIDAFFKKKDADSNSKISSSTSIPQASAPEQRLSKMLRIESQIESVDISAIQHDPGLRPQISEYPVNQQDEIRRAYLRDGPYRFIPSNSFGYPFSGIGKNRRRFQSSWYKMFNWLEYSPTKDATYCLPCYLFGKKPTGRPGANASSPHNNAVKCCDTLKNQSQHIENVIDKQTSEQKLNNRLRLKTSIDCIRYLTSQGCALRGHDEGPDSKNRGNFLELIELVSTYNEKVAKVVLENAPQNAKYTSHHIQKDILHVLAKKVRNAIREEIGDSKFCIIVDEARDESKKGQMAIVLRFVDKDGFIQERFFDVVHVKDTSASTLKNEISIVLSQHCLDIQNIRGQGYHGASNMRGEWKGLQALFLNDCPCAYYVHCFAHRLQLALVVAYREVVSVHEFFSNLNFTINVVGASCKRHDELQATQAAEIAHLLAVDELETGKGANQIGTLRRAGDTHWSSHFQSICSLVWLFSATCSVLENIINEGSTYSQGGDANAAYKMITSFQFIFILHLMKEIMGITDGLCQHLQQKSQDILTVVQLVDNTKKTYPKVER; this comes from the coding sequence ATGGGCAAGCCAAAAAGAATTGatgcattttttaagaaaaaagatgcaGATTCCAATTCTAAAATATCTTCTTCCACATCTATTCCTCAAGCTTCAGCTCCTGAGCAACGTCTTTCTAAGATGCTAAGAATTGAATCTCAAATTGAGTCAGTTGACATTTCTGCTATACAACATGATCCAGGGTTACGTCCTCAAATATCGGAATATCCAGTTAATCAACAGGATGAAATTAGACGTGCTTATCTTAGAGACGGTCCATATAGATTCATTCCTTCTAACAGTTTTGGATATCCATTTTCGGGAATTGGAAAAAATCGTCGAAGATTTCAATCATCTTGGTACAAGATGTTTAATTGGTTAGAATACTCTCCTACAAAAGATGCTACTTATTGTTTGCCCTGCTATCTTTTCGGTAAAAAGCCAACGGGACGACCTGGAGCTAATGCATCTTCACCTCATAATAATGCTGTTAAGTGTTGTGATACTTTGAAGAATCAATCTCAACATattgaaaatgtgattgataAGCAAACTTCGGAACAAAAATTGAACAATCGATTGCGATTGAAGACTTCAATCGATTGTATTCGTTATTTAACATCCCAAGGATGTGCTCTTAGAGGTCATGATGAGGGTCCAGATTCAAAAAATCGTGGCAATTTCCTTGAGTTGATAGAACTTGTATCCACATACAATGAGAAAGTTGCTAAGGTTGTCTTAGAAAATGCTCCACAAAATGCTAAATATACTTCACATCATATCCAAAAAGATATTTTACATGTCTTGGCAAAGAAGGTACGAAATGCAATTCGTGAAGAAATTGGTgattcaaaattttgtattattgttgatgaagcaCGAGATGAGTCTAAGAAAGGACAAATGGCTATTGTTTTaagatttgttgacaaagatgGTTTTATACAAGAACGTTTCTTTGATGTTGTCCATGTTAAAGATACATCGGCATCAACTTTAAAGAATGAAATATCTATTGTTCTTTCTCAACACTGTcttgatattcaaaatattcgtGGACAAGGGTATCATGGTGCTAGTAATATGCGTGGTGAATGGAAAGGATTACAAGCATTATTTCTTAATGATTGCCCTTGTGCGTACTATGTTCATTGTTTCGCTCATCGATTACAATTAGCATTAGTTGTTGCATATAGAGAGGTAGTTTCTGTTCATGAGTTcttctcaaatttgaatttcactATCAATGTTGTTGGTGCTTCATGTAAACGTCATGATGAACTACAAGCTACTCAAGCAGCAGAAATTGCACATTTGTTAGCTGTTGATGAACTTGAAACTGGAAAAGGAGCTAACCAAATTGGCACTTTGAGACGAGCTGGTGATACTCATTGGAGTTCTCATTTTCAATCTATTTGTAGCCTAGTATGGCTATTTAGTGCTACTTGTTCAGtgcttgaaaatattataaatgaagGATCCACTTACTCTCAAGGTGGTGATGCTAATGCTGCTTATAAAATGATTACTTCATTTCAATTCATattcattttacatttgatgaagGAAATCATGGGTATCACTGATGGCCTTTGTCAACATTTGCAACAAAAATCTCAAGATATCTTGACTGTTGTGCAATTGGTtgataatacaaaaaaaacttatccaaaagttgagagatga